GAACAGCTCTAAACACTTGGATAGTGCATCATTCTCGTAGACGGTGGAAAATTTTTTCGAAAATACATCTCCAACGGAAACCGAATTCGCCATAATCAATCCTCTAACTGGTTATGCGCTAAGTAGAATTTAAACATTGCAAAAGTGCGCTTGCAAGCTGCTGACGTGAAAACACGAGGAAGAACTTCCTTGTTATCTATTGGAATCTTCTGGATTTCTAGACGACTCACATGGGTGATATGGAAAAATATATCTATCTTCTAGATAAATAATACAGATGTTTCATACTGTGCGGTTTAAATAGCGCGTTTCGTAGAGCTTTAGGGAGAGTGGAGGGCAGAATCAAAATTACTACTGGAAAGCTACTGTTCTCTTCCGCTCCTGTTAGGGAGGGATTTGTTAACGTCAAGTCTATCTGGAAAAGAGCTGGTTGAGGAATTAAAGTTCTACTGGAAGAGGTTGTGGCAAGAGCGCGTTGACGACAAGGTGCGAGCTGAAGGCATAGCCGCCGCAGAATACGAAAAGCTCTTTGTTGAACAAGGCACAATAATCCATGCAACTCGCGACTATAAGGCGCTCAGCTTTAGAGAAATTCTGGAGCAGCATCAAGTAGCTAACGCCGACAGGTTCATTCCTCCGCCACCTCAAGTAGGCGGCTGGAACAAATTCGTCAAAACACACATCACCAACCAGCGCCCAAGAAAGAGCGTGCGCGTTTTGCTCTATTGCGAGGAGAAGAGGGAGAAGCAGCAGCCTAAGAAAGGCGGCAGAGGTTGGCTCCACAAATAGATAGCGTTTTTTTCTTTTTTGTGTTTTTTGGGGTTCGAGTTGGGAAATTATCGGCGTAGGTTGGATATTATTGCTGACATTTTGGTTGTTGTTAGCGCAAGCGCTAAGAAGACTCAGATTATGTATAAGGCTAATTTGAGTTACGCTGTTTTGCAGAAGTATCTCGTTGAGATGAGGGGGGCGTCATTAATTGATTTTGAATGTGCTCGAGGATGTTTTATTCTTACTGAGAAGGGGCATGCGTTTTTGGATGCGTATCGAGAGTATTCTAGAAGGACTAGGAATTTGGAGAAAAGATTGAGCATGGTACAGTCAAAGAAGAGTATGTTGGAGAAGCTATCTTCAACTAGTTGATTTTGGGTAATTTATGTTGTTGTAGGGAATTGCATGACAGGAAAGACTTGTAGTTTCACGAGTGTTGGTGTTTGGTTGTCTTCGTTTATGTTGCTCAGTTTCTTGTTTGTGCATTGTTGTCTTGCCGTTGGTGGTGCCGAAGTGGGAGTTGCCATTGAGCAGGCTGGGCGTGATTTGGGTTCTGCGTTTGCTGCGGTGACTGAGGCAGAGGCGGCAGGGGCGGATGTCGCTGGTTTGATGGTTAAGCTTGGTGGAGCGGGTGATTTTCTTTCGAAGGCTTATGTCGCTTTAAGGATGGGTGATTATGAGAATGCAAATGTTTTGGTTATCAAGTGTAGTCGTGCATTAGACGGGGTAGTTGGAGAAGCTGCGCGTTTAAAGGTTGATGCGGAAGCTTCTCGTGGCAGTAGTTTGTTTTTTGCTGTGTGTGTATCGTGTGCTGGTTTGGTTTTGCTTTTTGTTTTTGGGTTGTTGGGTTGGCGTTTTCTGGTTAAGCGTTACGTTGGGGCTGTTTTGGGGTTGAAGCCTATGTTGGAGGGTGCTGAGTGAATTTTGGTGATGTGAAGCTGGTTTATGTGGCTTCATGTTTTGTTTTAGGTTTACTTATTTTGTCGCCTGCGTTGGTTGAGATTGTTTCTTTTCCTGTTGGGGAACGGTTTTCAGAGTTGTGGCTTTTGGGGCGCGGTGGTTTGGCTGAGGATTATCCGTTTGTTGTTTCAGAGGGTGTTGCTTATAAGATTTTTTTGGGGGTTAGCAATCATTTGGGTGGGTCAAGTTATTATAGGGTTCTAGTGAAGTTTCGGAGTGAGTTTGAGCCTTTGCCGAATAGCACTGTTGGGTCGCCGAGTCCTTTGGAACCTGTTTTTCAGTATGACTTGTTTTTGGGGGACAACGAGACTTGGGAAAGGGAGTTGAATTTTTCGTTTAGTGATGTTTTGTTTGATGGATTTACTTGTCGCGTTTCTGACATTTTGATTGAAAACTACGCGGTGGGTGTGGATAAAGTTGTTGTGTGGAATGAGACTGGCAAGGGCTTTTATTATCAGTTGTTTTTTGAGCTTTGGGTTTACAATTCGACGTTTTCTGGTTTTCAGTTTCATAATCGATGGGTTGGTCTCTGGCTTAATATGAGTAAGCCCTTGCAGGGGTAATTGGATATAGAATTATATTCTATCATGACTTAAATATTCAGTTTGCACAGGAATTATTGAAAGTTGACTGGGGTTATTGGTGGGGCGAAGGTGTTGTACTCGTTTCCTTCGACTTTAGTGTTGATGGCTGCACTCAACGAGGAAGAGGGCATAGGTCCCACCATAGTGGAGCTTAAGCAGTTCTTAGGTGTGTGTCGTATTCTTGTTGTTGATGGTAATAGCCATGACAAGACCGTGCATGTTTCAAAGAGTCTAGGCGCTGACGTGATTCATCAGGTTGGTAGAGGTAAAGGCGACGCAATAAGCCAAGCGATTAGACACATTAACGAGGATGTTAAATACATTGTACTAATCGATGCTGATTTTACATATCCAGCTGTGTTCATCCCCTCTATGATAAAAATATTGGAGGAAAATCCAGAGGTTGGCATGGTTTGTGGCAACCGGTTTAATTCGCGTTTTCATTTGGAGACTATGGCTGACAGTTTTTATTTTGGCAATAGGGCGATAGCTTTCATACATAATTTGCTGAATGGGTTAGAGTTGCAGGATCCATTGACCGGCTTGAGAGTTGTGCGTTGGGAAATCTTAAAGAAGTGGAACCCAAAATCTACTGGGTTCGACATAGAAGTTGAGTTGAACCATTATGTTGAGAGACAAGGCTTCATGATAGTTGAAATACCGATTTCTTATAGGTTAAGAGTGGGCGAGAAGAAGCTGAAACTTAGGCATGGTTTTTCGATTTTTTGGAGAATTTTTCTGGAAGGCATTTCCAGTTAAAGTTATCAATAGATATCGTTTCAATATTGTTTGCGAATAAAATGAGGAGGGAAAACGGGTTTGCGAGTAGTTTTAGCCGTTGGTGCGCATCCTGACGATATTGAGCTGGGCTGTTCTGGAACGCTTGCACGGCACAAAACGAAAGGAGACAAAGTGTATCTTCTTGTTTTAACTAAAGGTGAAGCTTCTGGAAACATCAAACTTAGAGAGGCTGAATGCTGCAAGTCAGCAAAAATGTTGAATGCAGATAAGCTATTCTTTGGCAAACTAGAAGATACCAAAGTGCACGATGGAAGAGAAACGATAGATGTAATTGAAAAAGTTATACATAAAACCAAGCCTGACATTATATATGCGCCCTCTTGCAAGGACACACATCAGGACCATAGAAACGCCGGGCACGCGACTTTATCTGCTGGAAGAAGGTGTAAACTGGTTCTGCAGTATGAAGGGGCAAGCACTCAAAGAGATTTTATCCCGCAAGTATTCGTGGATATAAGGAGCACTTTTGACTTGAAGAAAAAAATACTTCGTGTTTTTGGTTCTCAACTGAATGGTAAACGCGGAGGTTACGCATTAGCTGCAAAAGCTATTGAAGGGCTAGCTCAATTTCGAGGTTATCAAGCTGGATTGGGAGTCGCAGAAGCTTTCGAAGTTGGCAAGTTCCTTTTCGAAGTTTGAGAAGAAGCAGTATGACAAATTCACCTATTATTACTGATACTTTCAGCAACCTCATGAGTTCTTGCATTTCCTTTTATGAAAAAAACAAAACAGAAGCCAACATTGAGCGCATCCGCGAAAAACGCGCCAAACTCTCTGTCTTTGCTGAAGCCTTTCACAAAGACGCTGGAACATTAACAGCTTCAGTTCAAAAAAAACTAGCAGACCTTAAAAATGGTAATTCTATAGTTTTGATGACAGCACATCAACCAAACTTTTTTGCTTACAGTGGTGTCCTTCGAAAGGCAACATTAAATTTTGTTTTGGCAAAAAAACTGGAAGAGCTTCTAGAAATTCCAGTTGTTAATTTTTTTGGAATTGCTGATCAAGATTTTACAGATGATCGCTGGGTTAGGTCATGTCATCTTCCTGCAGTGCAGAGAAACATTGGTGTCTTGTCAATAGAGGTCAAGCTTCCTGAAAAGTTGTTGCTGAATAAAGTGGCTAAGCCTTCTCGTGATTTGCTAGAGAAGTGGCGAACTGCGGTTGAGGTGTGGCTTTATGAGACTGTTAGTTCTGTGCGTAGATTGTGTGTCAAAGAAGGATTTTCAACGTCATCCATCGTTACTTCTTTATCTGACTTACATAAAAACTTCAATTTCGTTTGGAACGTTGTAGAGGCCTGTCATGAGCGTTCGAATAGGTACTCTGATTTTAATGCGTTTCTGATGTCAAAGATTGTGAATGATGTGTGGGGATATGACACAGTTTTTTCCCGCTTTTCGGACTGCCAACAGATCTTCGCTGATGAGTTTAGTTTCTTGCTGTCTCGTTTCATGGATTATTCACGATTGCTGAATGAAGCACAGCAAATTCAGCAATGTGGAAGTGAGAGTAGTGGCATGTCGGATCAAGAGCCTTTGATGCTCCCTTTCTGGTATCACTGTGATTGTGGAAGTAAGGCTAAACTTTTTTATAGAGAAAAAAACGGTTCTTTGTTTGGAGAGGGAAACTGTGTCGGTTGTGGAAAATACTATGAGTTGACGCTTGGAGCTGAAAGCGATCTAAATGCTTCTGGCGTTGCCTCGCGGATATCGGCACGAGCTATTCCAATGCTTTTGGTCTTTTTTAATGGCTTGATGCCATCCTGCTATGTTGGAGGAGTTGGAGGCATCAGATATCTGATTAAAGCTAGGCATGTGTCAGGAGGATTAGAGATTCCTTTCCCGCCTGTTGCTGTTTGGCGACCTCGCGATAAATATCTGGGGGTTGGACAGTTGGAGGCCAAATTGGAGTTGATGCGTATCTGCAAGTCTTTGGGTGCTCAAAATCTCTCTGAAGCCAAGAAAATACTGGGGCTGCGCATAACAGCAATACGTAAACGTATTAGGAAGTTCGGGAGAGTAAAGGAGAAATTAGCAGAAGAGTTGAGGGAAAACCCGCATAATGAAGAATTGAAAGAGAGGCTAAAGGAAGCTTTAATGAATCAAACTAATTTTTTGAGAAATTCAAAGCTTTCGGTTTTTAGCCGTGAACTGAAACTTCTTGAAAATGTTTCAACTATTCTGGATTTGATACCGAGCATATTGGATTATTCTGTTAACATAGGATTAAAGGAGACTAGTGATTATTGGATATGGCATTTGGATAAACATGGAAGCTTGTCTACTGATGTTTATCTTGATTCAGTTTTGAGTCAGCATATGAAGTTGGACAAAACTTTGCCAAGAGGAGTGCTCTCTGAATAGGGGCTAAGAGTGATCATTTGGTGCAGAATACGAAGGGCGCCACCGTAATCATTTCGACATATAGTATCGAAAGATTCCAACATGTTACAGATTGCATCAAATCTTTGAAGAGGCAGAGCTTACCCCCAAAGGAAATTTTTTTGGTTTTGGATCCCGATGAAGCATTATTAGATTTTTACAAGTCTCGTATTGATAGTGATGTAAGAATTATCGTCAGCGGAGAGCGTGGTCTTTCTAACGCCCGCAATACGGGTATCAAGAGTGCTGGGCAAGATATTGTTGCATTCATCGATGATGATGCAATTGCTGGGCATTGCTGGTTGGAAAATCTCGTCAAAAATTATACTGCCTCGACCGTTATGGGTGTAGGAGGATTAATAAGGCCCATTTGGGAGGGCAACACTCCTGTCTGGTTTCCTGAAGAACTCTTGTGGATAGTGGGTTGCTCTTATAAGGGGTTGCCCAACAGTAAAGAATATGTTAGAAACCCAATTGGCTGTAATATGTCTTTTCGAAGAGATATTGTGAGAAGAGTTGGGTATTTCGATGTTGCTGTCGGTAGGTTCGGTAAACAACTTTTGGGAAGCGAAGAAACAGAGTTTTCAGTTAGAATCTTAGAGATTATACTTGGCTCAAAAATCTTATTTGATCCATCAGCTGTTGTATACCATAGAGTTCCGAAAGTGAGGCGCAAGTTTTCATATATACTAAAAAGATCATTTTATGAAGGGTTGTCAAAGGCTATTATTGCTGAACATAATCTTGGTTCTTCTGGAGTCTTGTCCACGGAGCGCCATTATTTAGACTACTTGTTTAAAGTGTCTATTCCATCTAGGCTGAATCGAATTTATAAATTGAGAAACGCCTGTCACTTGATGCTATTATTTGTGTCAGTATGCATGGTAATAATCGGTTTTTCTTTAGGCATATTGATGAAGCTATGTCGAAAAGCATGAGGCAAAGACTGCCTGTAAAATGTGTTAGAAGTTGTTAGATTATTTTGTTCATTTCTTATATTAAAAAGGAAGTGATAAAACGAGAATTCTTCACGTGTGCCCCCGATACTATCCTAATATAGGGGGGGTTGAAGATCATGTCAAAAATATTGCTGAACGATTAGCTGAGAAGCATGATGTTTCGGTTTTTACAACGGCATCCGAAATCTTGCCTCGCGAAGAAATCATTAATGGTGTTCAGGTT
The Candidatus Bathyarchaeota archaeon DNA segment above includes these coding regions:
- a CDS encoding glycosyltransferase family 2 protein, yielding MLYSFPSTLVLMAALNEEEGIGPTIVELKQFLGVCRILVVDGNSHDKTVHVSKSLGADVIHQVGRGKGDAISQAIRHINEDVKYIVLIDADFTYPAVFIPSMIKILEENPEVGMVCGNRFNSRFHLETMADSFYFGNRAIAFIHNLLNGLELQDPLTGLRVVRWEILKKWNPKSTGFDIEVELNHYVERQGFMIVEIPISYRLRVGEKKLKLRHGFSIFWRIFLEGISS
- a CDS encoding winged helix-turn-helix domain-containing protein — protein: MDIIADILVVVSASAKKTQIMYKANLSYAVLQKYLVEMRGASLIDFECARGCFILTEKGHAFLDAYREYSRRTRNLEKRLSMVQSKKSMLEKLSSTS
- a CDS encoding glycosyltransferase; amino-acid sequence: MQNTKGATVIISTYSIERFQHVTDCIKSLKRQSLPPKEIFLVLDPDEALLDFYKSRIDSDVRIIVSGERGLSNARNTGIKSAGQDIVAFIDDDAIAGHCWLENLVKNYTASTVMGVGGLIRPIWEGNTPVWFPEELLWIVGCSYKGLPNSKEYVRNPIGCNMSFRRDIVRRVGYFDVAVGRFGKQLLGSEETEFSVRILEIILGSKILFDPSAVVYHRVPKVRRKFSYILKRSFYEGLSKAIIAEHNLGSSGVLSTERHYLDYLFKVSIPSRLNRIYKLRNACHLMLLFVSVCMVIIGFSLGILMKLCRKA
- a CDS encoding DUF1616 domain-containing protein, giving the protein MNFGDVKLVYVASCFVLGLLILSPALVEIVSFPVGERFSELWLLGRGGLAEDYPFVVSEGVAYKIFLGVSNHLGGSSYYRVLVKFRSEFEPLPNSTVGSPSPLEPVFQYDLFLGDNETWERELNFSFSDVLFDGFTCRVSDILIENYAVGVDKVVVWNETGKGFYYQLFFELWVYNSTFSGFQFHNRWVGLWLNMSKPLQG
- a CDS encoding PIG-L family deacetylase encodes the protein MRVVLAVGAHPDDIELGCSGTLARHKTKGDKVYLLVLTKGEASGNIKLREAECCKSAKMLNADKLFFGKLEDTKVHDGRETIDVIEKVIHKTKPDIIYAPSCKDTHQDHRNAGHATLSAGRRCKLVLQYEGASTQRDFIPQVFVDIRSTFDLKKKILRVFGSQLNGKRGGYALAAKAIEGLAQFRGYQAGLGVAEAFEVGKFLFEV